The genomic segment ACAGAGTACATGTACTGAGAGCGCGATATTCAAGTTTTGATAACTCAGGTAATATAGCTCGAATTTACTTCAAATTTAGTGTGAACACTCTTGAAGTACTGTACTTTCATATAGAATAATGTACTACGTACTATTAATGGATACATTCAAAAATAAACCATATGTACACTTCAGGATATATAGAAGTGTATAAAGCAAAAAATGGCGAATATTTGAATGATGAACTGCTATCTGTTTGTTTGGACACTTATGTTTTCTAAATCATGGGATAATAGTTTATCCTTTTATATCCCTATCACTTAGCACTTCAAAATAACACCAGATCCTtaataatacagtatactcccattactccctctataacgaagtacattagatgtcccgtgaaattccTATTGAattataaccctctatagcgagggaaatttggttataacgagaaaaaataagaacgaaaaacgtgtttttttacgtttgtggcccggccgtggctataaataaataccctttttaaccgccgcccgcaataaacttttTCTGTTTACCGACCGATATCACGTTGTCGGAAATTAACAATTTATAATTCACAAATGTCAGTGTAGGGGTTTGACTATTCGCACCTAATAAACGTAAAGAGGCTTAAAAACATGACAAATGAAACAAATTTCATTTCACAGTTGTTTTTGCCGTAGATGTTTATCGTTTGTTTCCTGATTGTGCTTTCGCGTCTTGAAACTTGTGTTGTAGATTACATAATCACACAGATTACACAAAAGAAAAGCATTTactttagaagaaaaaattaacatcCTTAAAGACGTTGAGAACGATAAGAAGAAAGCAGAAGTTTGTCGTGAAAGAGGAATTTCAAGTTCCACTCTATCCACCATGCTCAAAAATAAACACAAGATTTTGGAAGCAGGTTCGTCTTTTTCCGGTAAATCGAAAAAACTACGTGCCGCAACTAATAAAGAACTCGATATTGTAATAGTCAAATGGTTTACCGTAAACACTGCTGCGAATGTTCCAATAAGTGGACCACTGCTTCAAGAAAAACCAACACAGTTTTCGCATGCGCTAGGTGATGAGAATTTTAAAGCATCGAGTGGGTGGATGAGCAATTTTAAGGCCAGGCACGAAATTACGTGTGGAAAAATTTGCGGTGAAGCGAAGTGTTTCCAAAGAAGTCACTGACAACTGGTTGAAGTCATGGCCTACAATAAGACAAAATTACAGTGACGATAATGTTTTCAATGCCGACGAGCTAGgacttttttttaaacttactccAAATCCCTCAAATTCAAAAATGAATGTTGTATAGGTGACAAGCTATCAAAATAAAGGGTAACTGTACTCGCGTGTGCCAACATGTCCGATTCCGAAAAAAGGAAGTTAGTCATCATTGGGATATCTTAAAAACCACGATGTTTCAGAGGTGTGAATCAGCTTCCTGTCacatatactactactactatcggtttacagcgttctccgactcctaaccgccattcttctctattcagccataggcctggagggatttctctttcctctagttctttttcaattccctctctccagctttttctcggccttcctcttttccttctcccttgtggtgtccacgtcaaaatctgttttgaaatcctgtcatctggcattctctgtacatggcacATCCTGTCCTGtcacatataaatttaataaaaaatcgtggatgacagCAGAGATTTTTAGTGGAGAACTTTTGAAGTGGAACATCGAAAGACTCCTTCAATTATTGACAATTGTACAGCCCATCCGAAAGTTAAcggtttaaaaaacattaaacttcTTTTTTTACCCCCAAATTGCACATCTGTTCTGCAACGGAAGGCATCATAAAGTCCCTTAAAGTTCACTACAGAAAACTTTTAGTTGAGCAGAACCTGAATAATGTGGAAAACCGTAGTGAATCCCCTGTTACTTTATTAGATACCATAAATTTCATCCACAAAGCATGGACACTCATAGATAAAAAaaccatcagaaaatgtttcagTCATGCAGGGTGGACAAAGACTGAGGTAGAAAACGAAGAAGATGAATATCCTGTAGCAGAGTGGTTGAGGTTACAAAAGCAAGGTCAAGAACTAATTCAACTGAACAATGATGACGAGTTTACTGAATTCATTGTCATTGATGATCTTACAACGGATAGTGAAAATATTCAGTGACGAAAGTGATGAAAAAGACAATCGCAGTGAATCTACGCaagaaggtcctaatagacaagatgtggaaagtgctttaaacactgtaagaaactttatccaaagataaaacgcaaatgaagaagcatacaactgtttcacatcttaagaaaatatgatagataaaaTGATACTGGataatttaaagcagttaaaaatgacagacttcttccaattgcagaagcaatagtttgttatccttgaaaatatgctttgtacattatgtagttggaaaaaaatgtaagtacagattttttgttttaatgtatatcattgccaataaaagtaaacaactcttttttggtttaatgtatttcattaccaataaaagtaaacaactttttttcaaaaacaccattcaaacaatatttagcatcttatattgctccgaatggtttcactataggaagttcatgttttagaaaactacatattcatatgtatgcacagtattattgttgtctgatataacgagatcggcttataacgaggtaattagtctgccatttcagttctcgttatagagggagtctactgtatctGTATAATGGTTGGatgtaagaataaaaataaagtttctcattcaagtttaatttttacacttgAAAATAAGCTGtaactttaaatatataaaacattagtAATCAAGACAGCAAATGTGTGCTATAGGACTGTGTAAACTGCAAGGATTTCAAAATAGAGCAAAAATAACTACCTTACATAGAAAACTTTGAAGAGATTCACTTTATTCAATTATACTATAACACAAATTTACtgttaaaatacaaaaatagttCTTGAAAAGTGATGCTGATAGATGTATCAGAACAATATCTTTAACTGAAGTGGTATTTTTTATACAATGCTTTAAAATAATACCAAAAGCTGTTGCCACTTCTGTTACTTCCAAACAGTGAATTGTCTAGTATTGCTTTTAGAAGCAAAATTTGAATAAATGTATAAAGTTATATACATACACAGAGTGTAAAGTTTGAATATATGAtacattttattagaaatatattaGCAGTTTCCAATAAAACAAATCTTTATGCAGTGAAGATATAAATATGAGAAtagatttaagacatttttaacATGAAAATACTATTTTTTTGCCAGATTACTCAGTACTAAGTAAATTTGACAGAATTTGTGTGTAgttattgaaatattgtcaagAAATGATTGTTTTTGaagacttttttaaaatatcttgatACAGAAAAATACTATACACACAAACATTTTATACTCATTTTGTTTAGATGAAATCTcaatttatacaattttatattggAAAGTAACAGAACATGCCTTCtaattcaattaaaaataacaatagtTTGCATTTAAAACTTGTTAATATATCTTACAAACATTGTAAAGGCCTAATAGAGttaatatgtcttcaagaaagtccagaaaataaatatacaataaaaagtGTAATAACTTTATTGTTAAGAAACCAAAACATTCCCTCTAGCTTCCGTTGTTGAAGCTACGGGTTGTTCATCTTGTTTTGTAGGTTCTAAGCCTCTAAATTTAATATTGTGTTTTTCCCTATATTCATTAATTTCTTGACCTTTTTTAGTAATTTGTTCTTGAAGCTTTTCAATAAATTCTTTAAGTTTCTCCTGGTTCGTTACCAATACCGGTAGTACATCTTTTACTTTTCTTTCTGTTAGTATACCACCTATCAGTCTAAAACATTTTCTGTCTTCATTTACATTCTTCAATGTTTCGATTAccattctaaaaacaaaacaattattaATTCGCGAATTACAAATAATTCTGGACAAGTTTACTTAAAAGAAAATCAAATGTGTCTTGTCTTAAAAATAGTCACTTAAAGTTAGGTTAAAGCGAATTTATTGGAAGCTAATATCAAATAAAATACGACAAAAACACACTATTAAAGCATTTTCATAATTATTTGtcttattttacaaatattaGTTCAAATTTCTATCTATTTAATCACATTTATCGCTTGTAAAATACATGAGGTACTCACTTGTGTTCATTCAAGTCTAACTCAAATTCTGAAAGTTTTCCTGATAAAGCTCTCTGTTCGGCTCTCAAATTTTGAAAACCGGTTAGGATTTCCTCAGGAGTAGGTCCTTTATCTGATTTCTTTTTGGAATTACTGgccattttctaatattttaagtTTTGGACAAATTTGGTATTTTTCTATTATAGCCTCTTCCTAAATAGAAACTATCATCTGTCAAAAAAACCTGAACATGCGATATGATCTCCGACTATATATGTTTACAACTAccgtatgaaaaaaaaataaatatgtaagcGAGTTATAACAAAGAAGATTGTCATAACCTCACCTCATCTTTCacgaaatgtttttaaaaacctCGTGagaattaaattgtttattataaCTTTTATACTAAAAGTTTCTAAGTCTCTAAAATGAAGTTTCATTATAAGGTATtgtgaacaaaacaaaatttaaagctgtctATTAGCaatatatctttttttagtttcaAAACCTGTTGGGCACAGTCTACAGAAAAGGCGATTTGTTATTCAGTCCTGATGGTAACTCGGTAATTAGTCCTGTGGGAAATAGAATATCCATATTCGACTTAAAAAAGTAAGGTCTTATTGAAATTAGTCATATTGTTTCTTAATACATACATTTTTTAGCAACAAATCAACAACTTTACCAATTGAGAGCAGGTACAACTATACAGCTTTAGATATAAGTCCGAATGGATGCACATTGGTAGCCATAAACGAAGAGGGAGATGCACATATGATAAGTCTAATTTCACAAACAGTTATTCACAAATATAGATTTAAGAGGAAAGTCAGAGCTGTTAAGTTTAGTCCAGATGGGAAACATTTTGCTGTCTGTAAAGATAACAATGGTTAGTCCATTATAGCTTAAATGTAAAATGTTAAATCTTGATTATGGTTAAAATTGCATTCCTAATCTATTatatctttttagtttttgtttttaaagCTCCTGGTCCTTCTTCTGGGGATTACAATGCTTTTTACATGGAGAGAGTGTTTCATGGAGCATATGATGAAACAACTTGCCTTGACTGGTCTTTTGATTCAAGAATTTTAGCTGTAGGTTCCAAGGATATGAGTACTAAACTCTACCCACTAGACAAGTAAGACAAAAATGGTAGAGCTCGTTATATTTTGCTGAATATGGTTATCATGTTTTTAATTCAATGTAATAATACTATACTTAGCGTAAACAACAAATATTTAATAGGATGTATTAGATCAGATTGTTCAGGCATAGCTTCTTGTTGCTAAGTCTGACTTCATGCAACTATAGTATATGAAAGGTTTTCTGTCCTTTCTAAGTACTTATTGAAAAGGTATGCAGCTTCCTTAATAGagtattaattttttatgtttgtCAGCAGTAAGGTTTATTCTACTGCAGTTGTACTATGCAGATATTGGTAACAatttaatagtatttttaatcattttaagCAGGCTATTACAAATTCTTCCTTTGTAAATCTTAGGCATTTAAATTAGAATTGTCCACTTAAAAACATGTGTACAATCACCACCAAATTATTGTAGAAATTATTATCTGCATATCATTATGAAGTTGTTGATGGGATTACTAACAAAAGTAGTAATAGATAGTTTAGCAGATAtaatcataaataaatatttctttgttttggtCTATTTGTTTATGGTAGATACCTCTCGAAATGATACTACTCAAATATAAATGACTTTGTAATAGGTTTAAGATGAGGGTTTCTGCAATAATTTGTTGGCAACTATATGTGATAGACATTATCTTTCTCATACTTCCTTTAACATAACAAGGGATTTTGATGCTGTTTTTTCAATTTCACTAGAACTGAACAGTCCTGATATTAAATTGTCATGTCTCATGTGTTACTCAATATATCAAAGGATCAAAAATATGTCTTTTTATTATGATCTCATATCAGACTGTGATTAAATTTGCTCATTGAAAAACAAATAATGATTTTAAGTAATGGACTTTTcaatgtgttttatttttaggTGGGCCAATTTTAGAATATGTTCACTTGGAAATCACACAGAAGGAATAGTTGGTtgcttttttgaagaaaatagtTATGACATTACCACAATAAGTAGGAATGGCCAAACATGTATTTGGGAATGTAGTATAGATCCAAACGATCTAGTTCCAAAAGAAGAAGTTCAAGCAAAAAAGAAAGTATgttaatatttacaatattgatGCATATATCCTTTTTCTACTGGGTTAATCActgcaatttttaaaaattgtgaaatcTACTGTAACTTAACATGTATATTTAGTCTGTTAAGTTCATTTCTCCTACTTAATTCTCCAGCCATTGAGATTCATATAAGTCAGTCTATTAATATATACTTTGTGCTTCTGTCCCAAATTTTTTCAGTTAGTTTCCTTTCATGAACCATCATCCATTTAGTAAAGAAAATACTTTTTATGCTTACTCTGGCAACAATTCAGTTTGTTGGTTCTAATAGTAGGGCAAAGTTGTCCTCCTTTCAAGCAGGGAAGATGTATGTTCATTCCCTTTGTGTTAAATCATATAACATCGATGTagtgttattataatattttgattttcatAAATCATTTTCATGATTTTCATGTAATACAAAGATTTCCACTCCTAATTACGTAGCTAGTTTCAACGACTTTAAatgtttttcactgatgatggtccaaGTGGACAGAAAACTTTTTGAAGATTTGTAAttcttttggataaattttaaataatttttattaataaaatataccattatacaTTAGAAGTCATTACTTCTatgaagtttttttaaataattttaactgATAAGtaggcaaaaaaaaagaaatgaaactGATTTTATTGTAACTTAGTCTAAAAAGTACAGTGTCTCTTTAGGGGTTTTCCTCTAACATTTAAGGTGATTGCACACATGTTTGTGTCAAGTCAGCAATCACCACCTTATCTCCATATTAAGATTAATTATTTGAAAGTATGATTCATCCAATATATTCTTAGTGGAAACAAGACTATTGTTTCTGTAACAGTAAAAAATGTACcattttatgttatatattaagTGAAATTAATTATTTTCGGTTTCACTGATAGTGGTCCAATAGTACCGAAAACATTTTGAGTTTCAAAtaatccattttggataatttgACACAGAATttaagttttacaaaaaaaatgtttgtattctattttaatatttaacttataattatttttgtagaAAATGTCTGATGATTCAGATGAGGATGATGTTGATGTAACAAAAAGTTTAGAGAGGACAGAAGAGGAAATAACAAAAGCGATACGAGACATTGATGTAAATCAAGAAGAgccgaaagaaaaagaagtgaaCAAGCTCTTCTACAAACGATTGGCCAGGCATTATCTAGCTGATGAAGTTAGGAAAGAAAACAGAGATGCTATTCTGACCTCTGCTGCATATCATaagaaaactaaaatttttgttaCAGGTAACTGATTTTATCTCATTTTGTGATTATGACATTTTTAACACTTTAAGATAGTTTTTCATTACAAAAGATCAATTTGGAGACCAGTAAGTATCTTCCACCACATCAAGATAAATTATTGCTTCTCTTGTATTGCAAAACATCTACTAAACTTGATCTATTGGCATGTATATGTGGTGCactatatatgtataataaatttgggtttttgatttattttttgccATCAACATCATCACCATTATTAAGCTCATAAATTTGTTTACTTTTGGATGTAAGCCTCCACCTTGAGTAAGTCTTAAATGGCTTTCTATATTGTGCAATTTGTACACAGTTTGGTAATTGCTTCGCAAATCGTCCCTTCATATTGTTGGAGGATGTCC from the Diabrotica undecimpunctata isolate CICGRU chromosome 1, icDiaUnde3, whole genome shotgun sequence genome contains:
- the Pfdn2 gene encoding prefoldin subunit 2, whose translation is MASNSKKKSDKGPTPEEILTGFQNLRAEQRALSGKLSEFELDLNEHKMVIETLKNVNEDRKCFRLIGGILTERKVKDVLPVLVTNQEKLKEFIEKLQEQITKKGQEINEYREKHNIKFRGLEPTKQDEQPVASTTEARGNVLVS